In Treponema denticola, one genomic interval encodes:
- a CDS encoding uroporphyrinogen decarboxylase family protein, with amino-acid sequence MYKEFKDEMTPKERMEAFASHKPIDRLPVVPDMGVTMAGFTGHTTNDYYTSSDVMAETEVALFNRFRHEGVGISTTLRGMAEAMGSVLNYPYDNITNLKEPIVKTEEDIDKLKPVNPHKDGKLPILLEALCKIRDKIGDIADIGASMTAPFTVAASVLGTEVLLRWIVKKPEALHRLMKIITANNREYIKALGKLGFGTGFCDPVSSSSILKLEQYREFSLPYFKENVQDVIKYCGSHPTVHICGKSRELWEDVMETGIGNFSIDNCEDLEEAKAVMGHKVMITGNVPPVDVMYLGNEEDIRKSVKDCVKKGWDNTCGYILSTGCQIPKGTKIENIDAFMKWGRYYAHMPMDKNRFDED; translated from the coding sequence ATGTATAAAGAATTTAAAGATGAAATGACGCCGAAAGAAAGGATGGAGGCTTTTGCTTCCCATAAGCCAATTGACAGACTGCCTGTTGTACCTGATATGGGGGTTACGATGGCGGGCTTTACAGGTCATACGACGAACGATTATTATACCAGTTCCGATGTAATGGCGGAAACGGAAGTTGCTTTGTTTAACCGTTTCAGACACGAAGGTGTAGGTATTTCCACAACGCTTCGCGGAATGGCGGAAGCGATGGGGTCCGTATTAAATTATCCTTATGACAATATAACCAATTTAAAAGAACCTATAGTAAAAACTGAAGAAGACATAGATAAACTAAAACCGGTTAACCCGCATAAAGACGGAAAACTTCCCATTCTTTTGGAGGCACTTTGTAAAATACGCGACAAAATCGGAGACATTGCCGATATAGGAGCCTCGATGACCGCTCCGTTTACGGTTGCAGCTTCCGTACTTGGTACCGAAGTCCTCTTACGCTGGATCGTCAAAAAACCGGAAGCCTTGCACCGCCTTATGAAAATTATTACGGCGAATAACCGCGAATATATAAAAGCCTTAGGTAAATTGGGATTCGGTACCGGATTTTGCGACCCCGTTTCTTCTTCCAGCATTTTAAAATTGGAGCAGTACAGGGAATTCTCTCTTCCGTATTTTAAAGAAAATGTTCAGGATGTAATAAAATATTGCGGTTCCCATCCCACCGTGCATATCTGCGGCAAATCCCGCGAATTATGGGAAGATGTAATGGAAACAGGTATCGGGAATTTTTCGATTGATAATTGTGAAGACCTTGAAGAAGCAAAAGCCGTTATGGGACACAAGGTAATGATTACCGGAAATGTTCCGCCCGTCGATGTTATGTATCTGGGGAATGAAGAAGACATACGCAAGTCGGTTAAGGATTGCGTAAAAAAAGGCTGGGATAATACATGCGGATATATTCTTTCAACCGGCTGTCAAATTCCGAAAGGAACTAAAATTGAAAATATAGATGCCTTTATGAAATGGGGGCGGTATTACGCTCATATGCCGATGGATAAAAACAGATTTGATGAAGATTAG
- a CDS encoding ABC transporter permease, which translates to MFLLKSAWDNIKFHKKRSILSILLITIASAAILLYRGFVEYSEQGMAIGFIQESGHLQVALKDFWNNKNTADMILTAHDINKLKDLFDKIPEIVSSDAVLNFQGIIRTQNSSSIFCGAGYDEPHSLGSTEGCPVFEGDNSLVLDKTLFNSLGLDLENNNYVNIMSAMGKKKIAAGSFEVSGTIDIGTPQNAAGFLIASRKGILDFFGMEDAASYIRLYLKNNKDIEKIENKLNSVFKENNLNFEVKNWKTLNPSWQQVSNLFNAQFIVISSILYVLIFTALTQSLSASFMERIGEFGTMEAIGLKKSLLISILILEVCILSIAGIIGGILLSQAGNIITQTFDIKMNPPGSTSYYLLNFFITAEAVIKTQFFIFFTALISVIYPIYTIKKYSSIKLINYNIS; encoded by the coding sequence ATGTTTTTATTAAAAAGTGCATGGGATAATATTAAATTTCACAAAAAAAGAAGTATTCTTTCCATATTGTTAATTACAATTGCATCTGCCGCAATCTTATTGTATAGAGGATTTGTAGAATATTCGGAACAAGGAATGGCTATAGGTTTTATACAAGAATCAGGCCATCTTCAAGTTGCGCTTAAAGATTTTTGGAATAACAAAAATACGGCAGATATGATACTTACAGCACACGATATAAATAAACTTAAAGATCTTTTTGATAAAATACCGGAAATAGTAAGCTCCGATGCGGTACTTAATTTTCAAGGGATAATAAGAACGCAAAATTCTTCTTCAATATTTTGCGGGGCAGGGTACGATGAACCTCACTCTCTGGGATCAACCGAAGGATGTCCTGTTTTTGAGGGAGATAACAGCCTTGTTCTCGATAAAACTTTATTTAATTCCCTCGGTTTGGATTTGGAAAATAATAATTATGTAAATATAATGTCGGCAATGGGAAAAAAGAAAATTGCGGCCGGTTCTTTTGAGGTTTCGGGAACTATAGATATCGGCACGCCTCAAAATGCCGCCGGCTTTTTAATTGCTTCCCGAAAAGGTATTCTTGATTTTTTTGGAATGGAAGATGCCGCTTCATATATAAGATTATATTTAAAAAATAATAAGGATATTGAAAAAATCGAAAATAAATTAAATTCTGTTTTTAAAGAAAATAATTTAAATTTTGAAGTTAAAAACTGGAAAACTCTTAATCCCTCATGGCAACAGGTAAGCAATTTATTTAATGCACAATTCATTGTAATAAGCAGCATCTTGTATGTTTTAATATTTACAGCACTGACACAAAGTCTTTCAGCAAGCTTTATGGAAAGAATCGGCGAATTCGGCACAATGGAAGCTATAGGCTTAAAAAAATCCCTGCTTATTTCGATTTTAATTTTGGAAGTGTGTATTTTATCTATTGCGGGGATTATCGGAGGCATTTTATTATCACAAGCAGGAAATATTATTACGCAAACATTTGATATAAAGATGAATCCTCCGGGCTCAACTTCTTATTACTTATTAAATTTTTTTATTACGGCAGAAGCGGTAATCAAAACCCAATTTTTTATATTTTTTACGGCTCTTATTTCGGTTATATATCCGATTTATACTATTAAAAAATATAGCAGTATAAAACTTATAAATTATAATATAAGTTAA
- a CDS encoding uroporphyrinogen decarboxylase family protein produces the protein MNKKERLLAILNGNKTDRPPVICPGGMMNPCVTELIKKYNIDFKKANSDGKTMAALSKLVVEENLFENYAVPFCMSIEAEAMGAECDIGSDTCEPHIKAYAADTMELTHFHKIDFTKGRPRAVLEAVSILKKRQHSGNRKYSRSFFRRYKHCRSAKSVYGIKKR, from the coding sequence ATGAATAAAAAAGAGCGTCTTCTTGCTATCTTAAACGGAAACAAAACAGACCGGCCGCCCGTCATTTGTCCCGGCGGTATGATGAATCCTTGTGTTACGGAGTTAATTAAAAAATATAATATCGATTTTAAAAAAGCCAACTCCGACGGGAAAACTATGGCAGCTCTTTCAAAACTGGTTGTCGAGGAAAATCTTTTTGAAAATTACGCCGTTCCCTTTTGTATGAGCATAGAAGCTGAAGCTATGGGAGCCGAATGCGATATCGGCTCGGATACCTGCGAGCCCCATATAAAAGCATATGCCGCAGATACTATGGAGCTGACGCATTTCCATAAAATAGATTTTACCAAAGGAAGGCCTAGGGCTGTCTTGGAGGCGGTTTCTATTTTAAAAAAACGTCAGCATTCCGGTAATAGGAAATATTCCCGGTCCTTTTTCCGTCGGTACAAGCATTGTAGATCCGCTAAAAGTGTATACGGCATTAAAAAAAGATAA
- a CDS encoding ASKHA domain-containing protein, which yields MAADIGTTTVAMVLIDVENMEVSAKRSFINPQIEFGSDVLTRISAALESEDNLFKMQSLITAAVKKTAFEMIDELQVNPDFVYEIVFSANSVMNHILLGINPRVLGTAPYKNVFDKMLNFKASEIGLHIGAHTHALILPSVSSYIGADIVSGINFIEMEKLKTNTLFIDIGTNTELVLKHGSSFFATSCAAGPALEGMNITCGSRAQSGAIEDIHFDLISGNIDLKVIGNIKPKTICGSGILALIRETLKAKLIDKKGRLVSCSSLDISDVRRKFLLDINGETVIRLFDEVYVSKKDIRNIQLSKTAILSGINILLDKFNLTASQLDEIIIAGQFGNHLTEDMLINTGFLPFIEKEKLSYMKNTSLDGAISAVLNINKRNNLMELKNKIGFSDLSLDSKYQKFFMESSYFPDL from the coding sequence ATTGCAGCCGATATAGGCACGACAACGGTTGCAATGGTTTTAATCGATGTGGAAAATATGGAGGTTTCCGCAAAGCGTTCATTTATAAATCCGCAAATTGAATTCGGTTCCGATGTTTTAACCCGTATAAGTGCTGCGCTTGAATCTGAAGATAATCTTTTTAAAATGCAAAGCCTCATTACAGCTGCGGTAAAAAAAACTGCTTTTGAAATGATAGATGAATTGCAAGTAAATCCGGATTTTGTTTATGAAATAGTTTTTTCTGCAAATTCTGTTATGAACCATATTCTTTTAGGAATAAACCCTCGCGTTTTAGGAACGGCTCCGTATAAAAATGTTTTTGATAAAATGCTGAACTTTAAAGCTTCCGAAATCGGCTTACATATAGGAGCTCATACTCATGCTCTTATTTTACCTTCGGTTTCATCCTACATCGGAGCTGATATTGTTTCCGGAATAAATTTTATCGAAATGGAAAAGCTTAAAACAAACACTCTCTTTATAGATATCGGAACAAATACCGAACTTGTATTAAAACACGGCTCTTCTTTTTTTGCTACATCTTGTGCAGCAGGTCCTGCTCTTGAGGGCATGAATATTACCTGCGGATCCCGTGCGCAAAGCGGTGCTATCGAAGATATCCATTTTGATTTAATTTCAGGTAACATAGATTTAAAAGTAATAGGAAATATAAAACCGAAAACTATCTGCGGATCGGGAATTCTTGCTTTAATACGCGAAACTTTAAAAGCAAAACTTATCGATAAAAAAGGACGGCTGGTTTCTTGTTCTTCTCTTGATATTTCCGATGTGCGGAGAAAATTTTTATTGGACATAAATGGAGAAACTGTCATAAGGCTCTTTGATGAAGTGTATGTTTCAAAAAAAGATATACGGAACATCCAGCTTTCTAAAACGGCAATTCTTTCAGGCATCAATATTTTACTGGATAAATTTAATTTAACCGCTTCTCAGCTCGACGAAATAATTATTGCAGGACAGTTTGGAAATCATCTTACTGAAGATATGCTGATAAATACCGGCTTTCTTCCATTCATAGAAAAAGAAAAACTTTCGTATATGAAAAATACATCTCTCGATGGAGCGATAAGTGCGGTTTTAAATATAAATAAAAGAAACAATTTAATGGAGTTAAAAAATAAAATAGGTTTTAGCGATTTAAGTTTAGATTCTAAGTATCAAAAATTTTTTATGGAAAGTTCTTACTTTCCCGATTTATAA
- a CDS encoding sensor histidine kinase: MNKVLIVEDDEGIADFLRFELEHEGYGVLHAGDGRTALELFESDTPDILLLDIMLPQLNGLEVLRRIRKTSSVPVIMLTARGETFDKVSRLDSGADDYLAKPFEIGASNLGERLPVTDKGDDFDELAKTFNNLLSRLQTDFARERQFTADVSHELKTPIAVILGHANMLRRWGKDDPDRLEHSLSVLIREAHSMQSIIENLLRIARFENGSIKIKAAPLSIPALFERLVDKTKTYAPGVSFDTHIEVETIHTDAELLHQACTIIISNSVKFAGENAHITLSAEYRDSYIISISDNGPGIAEDALPHIFDRFYRGDAAHVRSAGGAGLGLSIVKSIMQVLGGSVSAESGEEKGTVIIMQLPQNNIYESFP; this comes from the coding sequence ATGAACAAAGTATTGATTGTGGAAGACGATGAAGGAATTGCTGATTTCTTACGGTTCGAATTGGAACACGAGGGCTACGGCGTTTTACACGCCGGCGACGGAAGAACAGCTCTTGAACTTTTTGAAAGCGATACTCCCGATATTCTTCTGCTTGACATTATGCTGCCTCAACTGAACGGGCTTGAAGTGCTCAGGCGTATTAGAAAGACATCGAGCGTGCCGGTCATTATGCTTACAGCACGTGGAGAAACATTTGATAAGGTCAGCAGGCTTGATTCCGGTGCTGACGATTATCTTGCAAAACCTTTTGAAATCGGAGCATCCAATCTCGGTGAAAGGCTGCCTGTTACGGACAAAGGGGATGATTTTGATGAACTTGCAAAGACGTTTAACAACCTGCTTTCCCGCCTGCAAACCGATTTTGCAAGAGAAAGGCAGTTTACAGCCGATGTTTCTCATGAGTTAAAAACGCCGATTGCCGTCATACTCGGTCATGCGAATATGCTTCGTCGTTGGGGAAAAGACGATCCCGATAGGCTGGAGCACTCGCTTTCTGTGCTGATCCGCGAAGCTCATTCTATGCAGTCGATCATCGAAAATCTGCTGCGTATTGCCCGTTTTGAAAACGGCAGTATCAAGATTAAGGCTGCGCCTCTTTCCATCCCAGCGCTGTTTGAAAGGCTCGTAGACAAAACAAAAACATATGCGCCCGGCGTAAGCTTCGATACTCATATAGAGGTTGAAACTATCCATACCGATGCGGAGCTGCTGCATCAGGCCTGTACAATAATTATTTCCAACAGCGTAAAATTTGCAGGAGAAAATGCACACATCACACTTTCGGCTGAATATAGGGATTCTTATATTATTTCTATTTCGGATAATGGTCCGGGAATCGCAGAAGATGCATTACCGCATATCTTTGATAGGTTTTACCGCGGAGATGCAGCTCATGTCCGCAGTGCAGGCGGGGCGGGATTGGGGCTTTCTATCGTTAAAAGTATTATGCAAGTGCTAGGCGGTTCAGTCTCTGCCGAAAGCGGAGAAGAAAAAGGTACAGTTATCATAATGCAGCTGCCGCAAAATAATATCTATGAATCCTTCCCTTAA
- a CDS encoding 2Fe-2S iron-sulfur cluster-binding protein: protein MPKAVIKINDFKKETDYTLGETILEIIKRENIFIDAPCGGKGKCGKCKVKFTGEDIPLLPEEKELNLYPYRLSCIIKPSIDIIVEVPNAEKAEGFLISETQFDKKTEAAIKTVTKTIEAPEAYENKSWLNKYEDAFGEIDFEILKSLKPISGDYTGVYLDKKLIAVLDGEKN, encoded by the coding sequence ATGCCGAAAGCAGTAATTAAAATAAATGATTTTAAAAAGGAAACCGATTATACTCTAGGCGAAACTATTTTGGAAATAATAAAGCGCGAAAACATTTTTATCGATGCGCCGTGCGGAGGCAAGGGAAAATGCGGTAAGTGCAAAGTAAAATTTACCGGTGAAGATATTCCGTTGTTACCGGAAGAAAAAGAATTAAATTTATATCCATACCGGCTTTCCTGTATTATAAAGCCCTCAATAGATATTATAGTCGAGGTTCCGAATGCAGAAAAAGCGGAAGGCTTTTTAATAAGCGAAACACAATTCGATAAAAAAACGGAAGCTGCGATAAAAACAGTAACAAAAACAATAGAAGCTCCTGAAGCATATGAAAATAAAAGCTGGCTTAATAAATATGAGGATGCTTTCGGCGAAATCGATTTTGAAATTTTAAAATCCTTAAAACCAATAAGCGGTGATTACACCGGTGTATATTTGGATAAAAAATTAATTGCGGTATTGGATGGAGAAAAAAATTAA
- a CDS encoding corrinoid protein: protein MEKIEYLQKLSDYVFEYEDEKIAQVAKDYLNEGYPALDAIMDGLVDGMKRAGDMFQKDEYFVTDILLCSDAMENALEVLRPCLEKKDISSGHKIVIGVIEGDTHDIGKNLVKTMLQTEGFEVIDLGRDVPVNEFVNTAVKENAEIIAMSTLMTTTMPNMRRVIEKLENENMRSKFKIMIGGGPISQNFADKIKADGYSKDAVEAVKLAKRLVNMS from the coding sequence ATGGAAAAAATCGAGTATTTGCAAAAACTTTCGGATTATGTGTTCGAATATGAAGATGAAAAAATTGCACAAGTTGCAAAGGATTATCTTAACGAGGGATATCCTGCACTCGATGCAATTATGGACGGACTTGTAGACGGAATGAAGCGTGCCGGCGATATGTTTCAAAAAGACGAATATTTTGTTACGGATATTCTTCTTTGTTCCGATGCAATGGAAAATGCGCTTGAGGTTTTGCGTCCCTGCTTGGAAAAAAAAGATATAAGTTCGGGTCATAAAATAGTTATAGGTGTAATTGAAGGAGATACTCATGACATCGGAAAAAATCTTGTAAAAACAATGCTGCAAACAGAAGGTTTTGAGGTTATCGATTTGGGCAGAGATGTTCCGGTTAATGAATTTGTAAACACGGCTGTTAAAGAAAATGCCGAAATAATTGCAATGTCTACTTTAATGACGACGACAATGCCCAATATGCGCCGTGTAATTGAAAAACTGGAAAACGAAAATATGCGCAGCAAGTTTAAAATAATGATAGGCGGCGGTCCAATTTCTCAAAACTTTGCGGATAAAATAAAAGCCGACGGATATTCTAAGGACGCTGTTGAAGCGGTAAAACTGGCAAAACGATTGGTAAATATGTCATAA
- a CDS encoding ribose-phosphate pyrophosphokinase, which translates to MNYLESNNLAIIACPGGEDFANLTIKNLRHIYARKLYQQSEKLAKRYNTSAEDMIQKFNFYNDIFSNRMSVNKDINQIHVPKFKVDTRFTYFMNGEFKTELLETVRGKDVYIFQDVENKQEITINEGKNKEVFSVNDHLMSLIVTIDAVRHAGAGRISLVLPVYPYSRQHKKKGREGLTASLLGHIYEDLDVEQIITLDIHSREIENSFHSARLQNLHASYQIIRELTRILDLSADSKEEFVVVSPDSGAVDRNKFYSSGLQKPLAMIYKERDYSVVTQNAKQSNIISIKLLGDVEGKNAFLADDMLGTGGTLLKAMEFLKSKGAKKVIAAVSLPFFTGDAIQQFDEAYSKGLFYRVIGTNAVYHTQLKQKEWYIETDVSGLFAQVIMRLHENLSLSSLLDNRDIIEKLLKNASTQKK; encoded by the coding sequence ATGAATTATCTTGAATCAAATAACCTCGCGATTATTGCTTGCCCGGGGGGAGAAGACTTTGCAAATTTAACGATTAAAAACTTAAGGCATATCTATGCCCGTAAGCTGTACCAGCAAAGCGAAAAGTTAGCAAAAAGGTACAATACCTCCGCTGAGGATATGATTCAAAAGTTTAACTTTTATAATGACATATTTTCAAATAGGATGTCCGTAAACAAGGATATAAATCAAATACATGTGCCCAAATTCAAAGTGGATACCCGCTTTACATACTTTATGAACGGCGAGTTTAAAACCGAACTTCTTGAGACAGTACGGGGAAAAGATGTTTATATTTTTCAGGATGTTGAAAACAAGCAGGAAATTACAATTAATGAGGGAAAAAACAAGGAGGTCTTTTCGGTAAACGATCACCTTATGTCCCTCATCGTAACCATAGATGCTGTCCGCCATGCCGGCGCAGGAAGAATATCCTTAGTTCTTCCGGTTTATCCCTACAGCCGCCAGCATAAAAAGAAGGGAAGAGAAGGCTTGACTGCCAGCTTACTCGGACATATTTATGAAGACCTTGATGTAGAACAGATTATTACCCTTGATATCCACTCCAGAGAGATTGAAAATTCTTTCCATTCTGCACGCTTACAAAATCTTCATGCAAGTTACCAAATTATTAGGGAGCTTACAAGAATACTCGATTTAAGTGCCGACTCGAAAGAAGAATTTGTAGTTGTTTCTCCTGACTCAGGAGCTGTAGACCGAAATAAATTCTATTCATCGGGTTTACAAAAACCTCTTGCAATGATTTATAAAGAAAGAGATTATTCCGTTGTTACCCAAAATGCAAAGCAGTCGAATATCATAAGCATTAAGCTTTTGGGTGATGTAGAAGGAAAAAATGCCTTCCTCGCAGACGATATGCTGGGAACGGGCGGTACTCTTTTAAAGGCTATGGAATTTTTGAAGAGCAAGGGAGCAAAAAAAGTTATAGCTGCTGTAAGTCTTCCTTTCTTTACTGGAGATGCCATTCAGCAATTTGACGAAGCTTATTCTAAGGGCCTTTTTTATAGGGTTATAGGAACTAATGCGGTTTATCATACCCAGTTAAAACAAAAAGAATGGTATATTGAAACCGATGTATCGGGGCTCTTTGCTCAAGTTATCATGCGTCTTCATGAAAACCTCTCTCTTTCGAGTCTTCTTGACAACAGAGATATAATTGAAAAGCTGCTAAAAAACGCCTCAACTCAAAAAAAATGA
- the rsgA gene encoding ribosome small subunit-dependent GTPase A, which translates to METILNFGFEDFFKGKKIEKEVGRIIFFGGNTYKIICKDGEKEARLKGSFKKECEVSGSYPSVGDWIGFESQENSSIALIDFLYERKNKISRTDPRSGIELEQIIAANIDTAFICMSLNKDFNLNRLARYVFALQNIETVLLLTKADLSETREDAENLIKKIYPHLKVYCISIFEPESLKNIKHYFKKGKTSVLIGSSGVGKSSLINSLTGKEILRTSDINKKIDKGVHTTTNRQIISLGEDAGVIMDTPGMKVLGIWDSDSGENSFADITELKSKCLFSDCTHTCEKGCAVLEALKTGLLDKNRYELYLQLLKEDRKKIRREKRQEKFLIKKEEKSKSAKRRFKEKENIKQTFKKDLDELLYE; encoded by the coding sequence ATGGAAACAATTTTAAATTTCGGCTTTGAAGATTTTTTTAAAGGTAAAAAGATCGAAAAAGAGGTTGGGCGTATTATTTTTTTTGGCGGAAATACTTATAAAATAATATGTAAAGATGGCGAAAAAGAAGCCCGCTTAAAAGGCTCTTTTAAAAAAGAATGCGAGGTATCCGGTTCTTATCCTTCGGTAGGAGATTGGATAGGCTTTGAGTCTCAAGAAAATTCTTCGATTGCACTTATAGATTTTTTATATGAGCGCAAAAATAAGATTTCGCGAACGGATCCTAGGTCAGGTATTGAGCTTGAACAAATTATTGCGGCCAATATTGATACGGCTTTTATATGTATGTCCTTAAATAAGGATTTTAATTTAAACCGTTTGGCTAGATATGTTTTTGCCCTGCAAAATATTGAAACCGTTTTGCTTTTAACTAAGGCGGACTTATCCGAGACAAGGGAGGATGCTGAAAATTTGATAAAAAAGATTTATCCTCATTTAAAAGTCTATTGCATAAGTATTTTTGAACCTGAAAGTTTAAAAAATATAAAGCATTACTTTAAAAAGGGAAAGACTTCGGTATTGATAGGTTCTTCCGGTGTCGGAAAGTCAAGCCTCATAAACAGCCTGACGGGGAAAGAAATTTTACGCACAAGCGACATAAATAAAAAAATAGATAAGGGAGTTCATACTACAACGAACCGGCAGATAATTTCTTTAGGAGAAGATGCGGGGGTTATAATGGACACTCCCGGAATGAAGGTTCTGGGTATCTGGGATTCGGACAGCGGGGAAAATTCTTTTGCCGATATTACCGAGCTAAAATCCAAGTGTCTTTTTAGCGATTGTACACATACATGCGAAAAGGGCTGTGCCGTTTTGGAGGCTCTTAAAACGGGCTTACTGGATAAAAACAGGTATGAACTTTACCTGCAATTATTAAAGGAGGATAGAAAAAAAATAAGACGGGAAAAACGGCAGGAAAAATTCTTAATAAAGAAGGAAGAAAAGTCCAAGTCGGCAAAAAGGCGCTTTAAAGAAAAGGAAAACATAAAACAAACCTTTAAAAAAGATTTGGATGAACTGCTTTATGAATAA
- a CDS encoding ABC transporter ATP-binding protein, producing the protein MINPELKVKNLYKTYSVNSKKIEVTKNISFTAEQGNLIWIYGNSGAGKSTFLNLITGIDYPDAGEIEWGDKNINKMSNGERAKFRLENCGLIFQFFELIKSQTIFDNASIPLKIQKKSKKEIRETLTPLFEYFDLKDLIYKKPNELSGGEKQRVSIVRALSCNPKYILADEITSSLDSDRSNQVYKYLRKYLKEKNGVGIFVSHDPIIKNYADKIYKMVSGSLNEAAGE; encoded by the coding sequence ATGATAAATCCTGAACTTAAAGTTAAAAACTTATATAAAACTTACAGCGTTAATAGTAAAAAAATTGAAGTTACAAAAAATATTTCATTTACTGCCGAACAGGGAAACTTGATTTGGATTTACGGCAATTCCGGAGCGGGAAAATCCACATTTTTAAATCTTATAACAGGAATAGATTATCCCGACGCAGGAGAAATAGAATGGGGAGATAAGAACATAAATAAAATGAGTAACGGTGAAAGAGCTAAATTTAGGCTTGAAAACTGCGGCCTTATTTTCCAATTTTTTGAATTAATAAAATCTCAAACTATTTTTGATAATGCTTCCATACCTTTAAAAATTCAAAAAAAATCCAAAAAAGAAATACGAGAAACGCTTACGCCTTTGTTTGAATATTTTGATTTAAAAGATTTGATTTATAAAAAACCTAATGAACTTTCAGGCGGAGAAAAACAAAGAGTTTCAATCGTCAGAGCTCTTTCCTGTAATCCTAAATACATTCTTGCAGATGAAATAACTTCCTCACTTGATTCGGACCGTTCAAATCAAGTTTATAAATATTTGCGCAAATACTTAAAAGAAAAAAACGGAGTAGGAATTTTTGTTTCGCATGATCCTATTATAAAAAATTATGCGGATAAAATTTATAAAATGGTCAGCGGTTCATTGAATGAAGCGGCCGGGGAATAA
- a CDS encoding GGDEF domain-containing protein, giving the protein MNSSKQKWLEILQKARLFEHLSIEEIKVLAEAMFYAEFEAGQALVYEGESGNELFIIVKGVISVSVKSEGKEIELVRLGAGDFFGEMAMLEQEHRSATCQAVEPVSCLVLKSQDFSSLIIDQPKIASTVLFNMLKITGSRLSKTDGLLSQIIQWGDDAKKRAITDEFTGLYNRRYLDESFENLLKRCVRQHIGVSFAMVDIDHFGQLNRDYGAVFCDKVLLAIVEVFKRNFDTDDILIRYGGDEFSFIIRGMLERAEYQCKRVCTEVNALTFQEHPELRVSCSIGLAVYDEKMTTPELLKFSDTALYSAKEGGRNRVSVYQK; this is encoded by the coding sequence ATGAATAGCTCAAAACAAAAATGGCTTGAAATTTTACAGAAGGCACGGCTCTTTGAACATCTTTCCATAGAAGAAATTAAAGTCTTAGCTGAAGCAATGTTTTATGCCGAATTTGAAGCGGGCCAAGCTTTAGTCTATGAAGGTGAGTCGGGTAATGAGCTTTTTATCATCGTAAAAGGAGTAATTTCCGTTTCTGTAAAATCGGAAGGAAAAGAAATAGAGCTTGTCCGTCTGGGTGCCGGAGACTTTTTCGGTGAAATGGCAATGCTGGAACAAGAACACCGCTCGGCAACATGCCAGGCCGTTGAACCTGTCTCTTGCCTCGTTTTAAAATCTCAAGATTTTTCTTCCCTTATTATAGATCAGCCGAAAATAGCATCAACTGTTTTGTTCAATATGCTTAAAATCACAGGCAGCCGATTAAGTAAGACGGACGGCCTTTTATCGCAGATAATTCAATGGGGTGATGATGCAAAAAAAAGAGCAATTACCGACGAATTTACAGGTTTATATAACCGTCGATATTTAGATGAATCATTTGAAAATCTCCTTAAACGATGTGTCCGCCAGCATATAGGGGTTAGTTTTGCAATGGTGGATATCGACCACTTTGGGCAGCTTAACAGAGACTACGGAGCCGTCTTTTGCGACAAGGTTCTATTAGCCATTGTCGAAGTTTTTAAACGTAATTTTGATACTGATGATATTTTAATCCGGTACGGCGGAGACGAGTTTTCGTTTATTATCAGAGGAATGTTGGAAAGAGCCGAATATCAGTGCAAAAGAGTCTGTACCGAAGTTAATGCTTTAACTTTTCAAGAGCATCCTGAATTACGGGTTTCATGTTCAATCGGACTTGCCGTATATGACGAAAAGATGACAACTCCTGAACTCTTAAAATTTTCCGATACGGCTCTTTATTCAGCTAAAGAAGGCGGCAGAAACAGGGTCTCTGTTTATCAAAAATAA